In Lolium rigidum isolate FL_2022 chromosome 3, APGP_CSIRO_Lrig_0.1, whole genome shotgun sequence, the genomic window CCAATCAAGGACATAATACATAAGAATATCTATTCAATCGGGTAATCTGTAATCCAACTGATACTATCATAATAAATCAAGGTGAATACATTGTCAGGATTTGAACCTAAAAGGAAAGAATGGCTACTATTAAGCAGCTTGAAAACCCTCAAGAGAGGAAAACATAATGAAACAAATATTTGAAGAGGAAACCAAGTGCATGCTTAGTATTCAACATACAATAAAAGATGCAGCACCTGCGCCGAAGAGCAAAAGGTTACCCCTATAGGAAGAAATTATTTACCATGACCAAGAAGATGTGCCAAGTAATCTTCTGGTTTCTTCATGTATTCCTTGTGCAGACAAGGAAGTGTCCATGACAGGAAAAGACTGTGAATATCTCTGACAGCCTCTAGCTTATAAAGTTTACCAGATTTCCAGAAAGGCATATCAGTCTTTGGACTTATATCTAACAGAGGACCAGCTTTAACCTTACTGAATAGCTCCAAGGTCCAAGCTTCTAGAGTGTCAAGGGGTTCTGAAACAAATGAACCATACATCTAATGAATAGCtagagaacaagagcatcaattcATTTTAATGAGTTAGTGAACACAAAATTTAAAATAGTTAACAAGCCTCACCTCccccaatcataacaagcttCATCATCCCTGCGTGATAGTTACTCGTGTACATCTGCAAAATCTCTTCCCTCAGATTTATTCCACTGCCCATTGCATCCACCAGGCTTTTCTTGTTTCCTATAGATAGTCTCAAAAGTTCAGCACTAGTAAAATTCAAATGGATAGCACTACATAAAAACAACCAGATGATAATCATACCCCAGGTAAATCTATTCAACGGGTGCCCTTGAGAGCAAGTATGGGACTGCAGTTGGTAAAGACGGCAGCTATCGCTTTGCAGAACTTGGTTGAACTCTAACAAAACATAATAGTCAAAGCAACAAAATTACAACGGATAATTTAGACAGGAAAACAATAACTAGCAGTGGTTGCTTggttaaaaagaaagaaaaaacacatACCTGAGTCTACTGCTAATATCTCACGGTCCATAGCTTCAGCCTTAACAAGGGGTGATACAAAGAACTGAGAAAATCTAAGAATGAATCAAAACAATGTATTAGTGTAAACTTGAACTGGGAATTTAGTTTATAGAGAAAAACATTAGAATGAAGAAGAGCAGATGATAACTACCTGTCCAATGCTCCCTTTAGATACTCTCGCTTGACCTCAAAATGGTAGCATGTGTATTCAGTTTCAGTAAAAGCATTTGACGAACCACCATGTTTGGACAAGTAACTGTCATACTACATAAGAATATTTATCAAATTAATATAAAAGCTTTCACCAAATCTACAAAATTAAGGTCTCCATAAATAAATTATTAGGAAATAGATAGCATTTTGCAAAGGTAAGACAAATCAACTTTGCATGTGAGACAAATCGATGCAAAAGCCCAGGGACTATACGAACCATTATTCATAGCATAGGTAGTGTGCCAGCAGGCCAGCACTACAGAATACTACAGTAGAGAAAGGGCCGCTACATAGCGGCTGGCTGCTGTCGTTGTATCACCCATTTGTGCAGATGTAGCGGCCCTATAGTCCTCTAGTGTGCAGCACCAAGTACTGTGTAGCACTTCTAAACAAAGATGTTTCACTGTTTCAGGTTTTTGCCCTAACACAAGGAGAGTTTGTATTTTATTCTAATGGTTCATTCGTATATCACTCCCTTATTTCCGTCTGCAAGGTATATTTTTACTAGGCACAAGTATTAATGATTAAAGAGCTTGCCATTAAGTATTGTAGAAACAGCTATGATTGTCTCCGTGGATAGACATGCATAATGCTTAGGAACAGAATGAAGAAATAAGGGCAGAACAGAAGAAATAAATCTAAGAAACTAACATCTGTTCAATTGCATGTATACATGTCTTAATTTTGCAACTAGATTATAAGAGTAGTATGCCTTGTAGAAAGAAATGGAGTTAGTAAAGGAGAATAAACAAGTTGCAAGTCCAcatccttcacatggaaaagagggggaaaagagGAGTTACATTCATCGGAGGAAGAAGGTTTGCTAATAGAATCATTATGCAATAGTATTGCCGTCTAAAAATTCCATTGAATGTTGACTAGTCTAGTAACTACATAGCTGAGAGAGCGTGTTTTCATGCTATATCACCAGTATACGCTATTCACAGAAAAATAACACTTCAGGGCAATGTTTCCACCGCACACTATTCAAAACATTGATCCAAACAGAACATGTGATGGTAATAGAAATAAGGGAACCGggcatcaaaacacacaaaacgtTCTCATATACAGCTAATTTTAGGGTTTGACACACAGAACAGAAGAAAGGGGCATAAAAGCATGCACATTGTACAAACCTCGTTTTCATCTGGAAATTCAGAGCTCCCCATAAAAAGCATGTGCTCTGCAAAAAAAATTGGACTTTGAGATTACTATAAACTAGATCATCAGACTGGTGTCTTTTGGGTAGCATCAAACAGAAGGGTTACTTGTTTTGAGGTCAATGATTGCATACCTAGAAAATGAGCCAAGCCCTGTGCGTTTGGAGGGTCGGTAAAGCTGCCCATTCCAACACACATTGCAGCAGCAGCCTGAAAATCCAATGCGTCATGTAAGCACAAGTAAAACCAAAACATCAAACTTGCAACAGGCAGCAGTACTCGCAGCGATCGAAATCCACCCTAGCACTTGCAGAATTATACAGGGGAAAAAAACTTGAATGAACGAGTTACTCTCAACAGTCCAATTTCAATTACACTGTTTATTACTCCACCTGACTGATCGTTGCCAACACCACTAAATCACGCTAGATCCAGCTACTGTTCATAACGCGGCATCACAGCCACAGCAGACGAGAGTGACCTAATGTACTAGCAAAAGTAGTTTGAGTAAAGTAAGTGAATGCCTGTAAGAGCAAAAACGCATTGCTACCTTCTTAATGACTGGCTCAGAGCcgcccttctccttcttcctcttcggcTCGCTcccatcatcatcctcgtcgtcttcttcgtcgtcgtcatcccCCTCCTCGTCGCTATActcttcgtcgtcctcgtcctcgtcatcttcatcatcatccccgTCCTCCATGTCCACGTCTTCGCCGGGCTTGGGGGCAGGGCCGCCGTCGGCGTAGATCTCGGGGTcgtggacgaggagggcgcagaggCCGTTggcgaggcggaggaggcggtagGAGCGCTTGTCGCTGGGAGACTTGACCACCAGCTCGTCGTCGcgcgacgcagccgccgccatctcggccgcccgccgccgcctgtaGATacgagaggaggaggtggtgggagATAGTCGTGGGGCGTCAGTCGGAGCCCGCCTCCTCCCCTGTTTCTTTCGTTTATATATCTCGGTTTCGTTTACTGGGGCCCCTTGTTTATTAGGGTTGCATAGGCTATGAAGAGTTGTAGTGTAGGGCATCAAGGCATCAACGAATCACTTGTCTAAAACGGGGGCATACGCCATTGGGCAAAAGAGCTTTGGATAGAAAAAATAGAGAGGTGTAATAATCCTTCTAAGAATCCACATATATATATGTTTATCATACCATGGAATTTCATaggagctactccctccgtttgcaAATATATGGCGTTTTAAACGCTGCAAAGTGATTAGATACACACCATAGTGAGTGAATTTACacactaaaaatagactagatacatacCAAATCGATGAATCTACTAAAAACTAAAACATCTTACATTAGTGAATTGGAGGGAGCACTTGGTAACCTATTTAAGCTTATTTTATCATATTCATATCCGTTAGCGCTATAAGTAATTAAAAATTTCATTTCAATATAAATAATATGGTCAAAAGAAATTTACTTAGCTTAGCAGTTTATATGCCATACTTAGATGTTGTGATAAGTTTCTTTACCCTTACCATATTTCTCACATCTTTTAGCCTTTGGCACATATGAGTGAAGATGATCCTGCCTAATCAAATGTCACAAATTATCCATCATCAAATGTGGCTCGTACCGTATCGCCACCAAATACACCCCAAAGCCACCATGGCCATCTTCATTGAAACCCGCGCTACCACCACCAAGCTCATCTCCAAACCACCATTTTTAGAGTACCTAAGCTAACTTCGCATAATATGCAACCTCACTACCAAAACGTACGTCCTCACATCATGCTCCAAGGTATTAACATCGCAGAACATGATCTTATGTCCTTGAATCCACAAACATTATCCTTAAACAATACACCATCAAAACTTGTAGATCCACCTTGTATCGTGCACTTTTCCCTCTTATCTTTAATCGTCTCCTTGGCCGCCTTCCTACATGTTGGTCTCTTCTTCGGTGATCATGATGAGTCACGAATTGGACTCTTGGTGACATCATCATCTTATGCTTCATGAATGCCACCCACCTCTGATGGACTCTAAGCCCGATAGGTCTTAACCCCTTCATGTGGTTTAGTGTTGGAACTTCTCATATTTCTTCACCTTAGGCCAACAAGGAAGAGATTGGATGGACTTGTTCCTCTTTGGAAGAATACGATGCATGTGCTTCACTAAGTTGCACCAAACTTATGTTATagatatacaaaaaaaaaattgtgtagtTACATGCTCTTTATAAGTATGTATGTTGCTTGGGTGACTACGCTCAACTTGGTCATAAAAACCTTCTGAATGGTAGCTGAAGGGTGCTCAAGGAGATTTTGCCCTTCCATCAGACTTGAACTTATTGGCATGGTAGTGCTCGACTATCCTCTTCCAATATACCTTGTCGGATACTTACTGCCAACTATGGAATCGGGCATTACAACCATTGCTTTTGTGTGAAGCACACAACTATATGCCATCTTGACTTGTGTAGTCCCCCCCACATTGAATCGCATCCATCATTCATGGGAAAGAACTCAATACAGTTCAGAAAAAATGAAAGGATGCCAAACTTTCATCTAGACATAACACATAACATGTGACAGttctgagaaccaacctgaggttgggtggttaggagggtggttgtacccccagcccaccagagttcaaaccccaggtttgacacctgtgtgtctcataaaggcggaatattcattcagtgggaggcgacgttcctgtcgacagcgaggcgcctatggtgacttcgtcaatttcaagatccaatccgctagcttagtctttcggaggtgctcataggggtagggtgtgcgtgtgtgcgttcataggggtgagtgtatgcgcgtgtatatgagcgtctgcgtttgtactgtgtttctcaaaaaaaaaacatgtgacAGTTCTGTTAACAATGGCATTTCATATATGAACAATTTGACACACACCTAAATTATTAACGATTTTTACATATGCATCCCATCAAAATTAACGTTAAATTATCATATGCATTTTCATTACAATTGTCAAAGAAATAGGCACCAAATTCACATATGCATTTCATTACAATTATGGGCGATTTGTCAATACTTCCACATAGCCATTCACCATCAAAATCACTTCGAACTTCACCCACTCATAGATACATTCAACCAAAAAGAAGGAAAAATATCCTTGCCAGCATTTGGACGGTTTGGAGCGGGAGGCGTGTAGAGATGGCGTGTCAAAGGAGACCCTGGCAGGGGCCAGAGGAAGCTGAACCGGTGGTGTGCGGAAGAGGGGGGTGGGGGCACATAAGGAGGAGACCGTGGTAAGAGCATTCGACACTAGAGGAGGAGGAGACTGTGCCAATGACGATGGGTGACGCAAAAGGAGGAAAGCTGCGAGACTATGAGTTGTCTAGTTAGGCTGTTTTTTATCTCTAAGGCCCAAAGAAGCACATGAATAAATGATTTTGGCTTTGGCTTTTGGCTTAAAGCTAAAATTGCCTATTAGGCCTTTTAAAGCCACCAACAGGGGcgtagaaggaggaggaggcgacatCCCAAGTCGTTACGACTAGGGTTCTAGTCATAGTCGGAGGGTCATGGCCCATCCTTTCCTCTGACTTTTACACAAAAATATAATTTATCTCGACACACCAAAAGTAAATAGTCACTATTTGTGGTGATTTGGCCCACTCTTGTTGAACTCAACCTTATATCCGTTGCACGCTGGTTCTAGTGGCCCAGCCAGGACGTGCCACCTCAGCAACGAGCACATGAGAGCGGGGGAGGGGGTAGGGAATCAAGGGAAGAGGGTAGGATGAAAGCTCACATTGCTAACCATGGACAAGTGACTGTGGGGAATAGGCCACACCCGAGAGGGGGGCATGTTGCTGGACTTTTAATACCGGATCGAAATGCTGATCTATTGGTCTGTTTAGGGATGCAGCtcacgggtgcatatgctccttccACCCTAAAAAAAACGTATTTCTAATTGTTCAAAAAGTTCTAACAAAAAATTCCGCATGTACAACTCAACAATCTATTTGCGTTCGTACAGTTTCGAtcgatgtaaaaaagacaaaacatgtcTCAACAAAGCAGTATTTTTAGCaccaattttttgttttttttttacataGCTCAATTGACAAGTCAATTTTTCATGGGGCGCACACGTAGCATGTGAACATGCACATGTAAGTTTTTTTGTTTGCAActttttaacattccaaaatgtATCAAAGATGCattattttaaaataaaaggaaCATATATGCAAGCAAAAGCCAAACATCACTCCTGCTCCAAGACGCTATCTTTATATGCGCTTGACAGAGTAGAGCAGATTGATGCAATAAACATGCATCTGCCTATTTCCTTTTCAAAACCCCATGAAAAGAAACATATGCATTTCGATTTCTTGATCATAAAATTAGTGCTTTAAAATACTAGTCATGTGCACGCACAAATGCTAAATACACACAATATATCACAAGAAAAACTAGCTCCACACTACGATAAACACCACACAATCATTCTGTTCTGATGAGGAAAAAGTCAGTCTCAACAACTGAAAAGAACACAAGTATTTGGGAGAAAGCCACTCCCATTTTCCCAATATAATCCCAAACTACATCCACACAGGAAATGAACCCGATACAAACAGGTGGGAGGAACACAGGGTTTGTGTCTACAAAATCAGCAACTGAGATTACAATGAATTTCAACTAAATCGAACAAATGAATGAAAAATTGAGCTTACAGAACCAGAAACAGCACAAGGATGTCAGGCTATGAACAAAGGAATCTAATGAAACTGAGTACTCGATCAGGATAGGCCAGGTTAGAAGGTGCTGCTGCTTTCGCTGGCAGAGATCGAGCTGCTCTCTGACTTCACAACTGGATGCCCTTTGCTGATGTCCAAACCCTGGAGCCGTGCAAGATGGTCCTGCTGCATGATATCTGAGAGTGTGTTTGGGTGGGAGAGCATCTGATGGTTTGGTACATTCGGATGAGGTGGGTGGAATGGGGGTGGAAACCGGGTACCACCCTGGTGCTGGGCTGTGTTTTGTTGGGATTGCGGGAAGAAGGAAGAGTTGTATAGGACATGTTGCAATCCCATGCTATATGCGTCACTGGAATTTGACATCTCACCGGTAGCCATCTTAAGCCTCTCCACTTCCTGCTTCAGCGCGTCATTCAGAGCTGCACGATATACCAGGTTTTTTACACCATTAGGCATAGGTATTCTAACAAAAGCAAATTACAATCACCACTTTGTTCTACACTGGTCCAGTACAAATCACTATGTTCCTCATATTATAGGTATTCTAGTAACGAATGCAATATATGTGGTGATTTGATGAAGCCAAAGGTAACCTTATTCCAGGTGTCTATTACAAGAAAAAACATAAAGTACAtgtataatactccctccaagCCATATCAGTTGcacctaatatagatgtatctagacatatcttAGTTTTAGGTACATCCATActagtgtcaagtaatatgaatcggagggagtactgcaAATAAGAAAAGAGCACCGGATGACTAAAATAATGTCAAGTTTTACTTTCACCAGAAACAATGACTGAAGCAATGGAAAAAACTATAAGCCTAGACTGACTTATAACATGAAACAGAGTGAGCAAACAGAACCTGATTACTGTTTTGGATGAGATCTAATATCAGTTCCAAGACATGCCAGTTTTATAAATAGTTATGTTACTGAAAAGTATCAAAACTGAAAACTACAGTATCATTATTAATATAATCAAAGGGAAAAATGATTACCATCACGCAATTGAGCTTGTTGCTCCATGGCCTGCAACCTTATCTTGAGCTCTGCATTTTCTGAAGAAAGCCCAGTTGTATCTCTCTGCGAGTTAATAAAACACAACATTTAATGGGCATCAAGTCATTCAACTCAACAGCGCAGCAATCCTAGAAGCTTGATGCTCCTTCAAAGTCAACAGCATAAAAATATAGCAACCCCTAGAACGAGACAGTCAAAGTCAACAATCAACACAATTATTTATTCTCTCATGCAGAGAATCAGGATTAACTCTCCTAAAAGCTCCCATAACAACATATAATAATCCACTGGGTCTATAGATTTATCACAGCATGTGCAAGTCCTAGTCCATACATGATTACATTCAAAGAAGTCAGATTCGATCTGCAAAGAAGCTCTAATCTGGTAGTTGCCTAGTAATTACGATATACGGCCAGCTTATTTTGCTACTGCAAAAAACTACATGGACTTACTGTGATACCCATGAGACAACAGATAGACGAAAAGCAAGCGGTAAAAGTGTACCTGAAATAGTGTGAGCTGAGCTGAGAGAGTAGTCGCTTCAGTCTGAAGAGTTTGAACCTTCCTCTCGAGTTCTGTCATATAACGAGCCTTTCTTTCTTTTGATCGAGCCGCAGATTGTCTGTTTGCTAGAATTCTGCGCGACAACAAACTTAGAGAGTTAACACAAGCCTCCAAATGTTTTGAATCTTGTTAGGAAAAACATCTTGGATATTAAAGACTATGGGGCCTAGCAGAACTCATGCCTTGTAAATGCACCTTCAACTAGTAATGCCCAAGTATTTGTATTGTAAATGCACCTTCAATTTCCTTTTTCATGACAAACAGAATGCACAAATTCAAAGCACCCATGGATCAGGATCCTAAAAAAATAGAGTGTGCCATAAGAGCCAGAACAAGCTTACTTAGAACATTATATGGCTGAAACCTGGCTGTACACATAACTTCAAGGTGAACTGGTGAACATTTCTTTTAAATGCATTCAATTTTGATGCACCATGCATTTTACTGTAAATAAAAAATATCCACTTTGAAGTTTGGATGGTGAAGATCTTATTAAAAGTATAAAATCAGATGTTTGTTGAGCTGTGAAAATTTGTTTACAATGACAATTATCACTGGCAATGTCCCCAccatgctgtttttttttttaaaaaaaaactaacttTGGAGACAGGAGTACATTGCAGCCTTGCAAGCGGCATCAAAAGTTTCCAGCATACAGAAAAGACTAACTGATGCATCAAATCTTTAGAAGAaaatgagagtttcagaaatgaaAATCCAGCTGTTTACAGCTAGCTAGCAGATAAGTTTTGTACAGTGCGATGTCACTTTCACCAATTCGATTGGCTATGAATGACTTGAAGGAATGATTCCAACCGAAAAGTGTAGGCGAGAAAGGAAAAAACTGTCATGTATCAGCTATCATTGGTCTCCTACTTCCTTTCGCAATCAAGCCATTGAATTAGTCATAATAAATTTGCATGCCCCACAAGCCTAGTGTGTAGCCTGCTCCATTTCTATGCATCGGTACTAAGCCCCCGTAGTAGCAGTCTAATCCTGAAAACTAAATCGCGTCTCAGCACACTGCAAGTAAGAAATTAAGTGAATCACAGCAGCTGCCCTTTTCCTGGAAATCTTGGTTAACTACCCAACTCTCCAGCACTATACGTACAGCCCAGCCATCTAACAGGAACATGCAGTTATCCATAATCCCACCTACCAAGGTCTTAACTTCCAACCTGCCAGCCAACCATCCAACACCATCTACCCACAGTACGTATATGTACAGAAAGGCCAAAATGAGCATCGTTTCCCTAAGCTGTAGGCGTTTCTGTAAAGAAAAGCATGATAATTGTCCTTGCATTTCTCACGTCATCGCCCGCCACCTCGGAAGAACGAAAGAAGTGATCTGTAGTGTAGTACGGTTATATCCCTACCAACTAGACAGAAGAGTTAACATTCCGCATCTACGCAGCACGCATAGGCAACCGAGCAGCAGTGAGGGGCGGAGGAGTGGGTGTGAGGGAGAGATCGGGGATGGCGGCACCTTTTGGCTCGCTTGGGGTCAATGGCCGCAAGCTCTGCGAGCTGCTCGGGGGACATGGCCTTCTTGGCCTCGAGGACATCGGCGAGCGCctgtgcggcggcggcgtccttccttgcggcgctggcggcggcggagaagaggCCGGAGCCGTCGACGGAGCTGCTGTAGCGGTGCTTGGGCCGCGGCGGGGAGGAGGTCTCGGCGGCGCGGTCGCGGTCGCGgtcgttggcggcggcggggccggaggagatcttctcgaTGTCCATGAAGGTggagaagaggtcgtcctcgGAGCCGATCTCGTCGAAGGCCGCggaggcgtcggcgttggcgaggTCGAGGTCGTCCGGGAGGCGGAAGGCGACCTCAGATCTGGCGCGGCGGTGGTGCGCGCCgcgcatggcgttggcgttggcggcCATGGACGGGGAGGGCGGCGGGAAGGGGCGGGGCGGCGGATCGGCGGGCTTGGGCTGCTGCATTGGTTgggggaggcggcgcggtcgggTGGTCGGGCCGGCCGGGGACTGGAGGAGGAGGGTGGTGTAGATAGGACGCGCAGGCAGGCTGCTGCGGCTGCTGTGGTATTCCTGTAGCTCTCGTGGTTTTTAAGAGAGGTGGGGTGGAGTGGGATCTGGGACTGTGATGTGTGAGATGAGATGAGGAAGGAAGGAAGGAGGAATGGGAAAGGGTGATGCGAGCGCTCACGTGGGCGACCGGACGGACGA contains:
- the LOC124698963 gene encoding transcription factor RF2b-like, with product MQQPKPADPPPRPFPPPSPSMAANANAMRGAHHRRARSEVAFRLPDDLDLANADASAAFDEIGSEDDLFSTFMDIEKISSGPAAANDRDRDRAAETSSPPRPKHRYSSSVDGSGLFSAAASAARKDAAAAQALADVLEAKKAMSPEQLAELAAIDPKRAKRILANRQSAARSKERKARYMTELERKVQTLQTEATTLSAQLTLFQRDTTGLSSENAELKIRLQAMEQQAQLRDALNDALKQEVERLKMATGEMSNSSDAYSMGLQHVLYNSSFFPQSQQNTAQHQGGTRFPPPFHPPHPNVPNHQMLSHPNTLSDIMQQDHLARLQGLDISKGHPVVKSESSSISASESSSTF